Below is a window of Streptomyces sp. ITFR-16 DNA.
CGCGTTCGTCCGGTAGAAGATCGCGACGTCGCCGGCCTTGGCGTCGCCGGCGTCGGTGAGGCGGTCGATCTCGTCGGCGACGAACTGCGCCTCGTCGTGCTCGGTGTCGGCGACATAGCCGGTGATGCGGGCGCCGGTGCCGGCGTTGGTCCAGAGGTTCTTGGGGCGGCGGCTCTCGTTGCGCTCGATGACCGCGTTGGCGGCGGACAGGATCGTCTGGGTGGAGCGGTAGTTCTGCTCCAGCAGGATCGTCGTCGCGTTCGGGTAGTCCTCCTCGAACTGGAGGATGTTGCGGATGGTCGCGCCCCGGAAGGCGTAGATCGACTGGTCCGCGTCACCCACCACGCACAGCTCGGCGGGTGCGTCCTCGGGACCGGCCGGGCCGACCAGCTCCCGTACCAGCGTGTACTGGGCGTGGTTGGTGTCCTGGTACTCGTCGACCAGGACGTGCCGGAAGCGGCGGCGGTAGTGCTCGGCGACGTCGGGGAACGCCTGGAGCAGGTGCACCGTCGTCATGATGATGTCGTCGAAGTCCAGCGCGTTGGCCTCGCGCAGCCGGGCCTGGTACATCGCGTAGGCCTGGGCGAGGGTCTTCTCGAAGCCGTCGGCGGCCTGCCCGGCGAAGGTCTCCTCGTCGATGAGCTCGTTCTTGAGGTTGGAGACCTTGGCGGTGAACGACTTCGGCGGGTAGCGCTTCGGGTCGAGGTCGAGATCGCGGCAGACCAGGGCCATCAGCCGCTTGGAGTCGGCCGCGTCGTAGATCGAGAACGACGAGGTGAAGCCGAGCTTCTTCGACTCGCGGCGCAGGATCCGTACGCACGCGCTGTGGAACGTCATGACCCACATGGCGTTGGCGCGCGGGCCGACGAGCTGTTCGACGCGCTCCTTCATCTCGCCGGCGGCCTTGTTGGTGAAGGTGATCGCCAGGATCTGGCCGGGGTGCACCCCGCGCTCGGCCAGCAGATGGGCGATGCGGTGGGTCAGCACCCGAGTCTTGCCCGAGCCGGCCCCGGCCACGATGAGCAGCGGGGAGCCCGCGTGCACGACGGCGGCGCGCTGCTCGGTGTTCAGCCCGTCGAGCAGCGCGGCGGCGTCGATGACCGGGCGGTGCGCCCCGTCGCGGTAGTACGCGTCGCGGGGCGGCGGGGGCCCGTCGAACACGCCCGCGAAGAGGTCCTCCGGCACCGCTTCGGGTGCGGAGTCCTCGGGGGGCGGCGGGGGCCCTTCCTCCGTGTGCTGGAGGCCGGCCAGGAAACTGTCGTCAAAGAGGCTGCTCATCGCTGTCCGAGTCTAGGCGTGCGGACTGACACTCAGGGCCGGAGTGACGAAGCGCGCACCTCCGGGCGGGCACGCAGAGCAAGCACGGCACCGCGCGAAGTGGCCGGAGGCGGGCTCCACCTGCCCCGGAGCACCCCGATCCGGCTAGGTCACGAAAATGTATCGGGCATATCGCACATCAACCTTCACAGCGGCACCATGAGTTGGCTAGCGTGCTCGTCCGGGCGGCCCGTACCACCGAGGCGAACCACGCCGAGCGGGCGTCCACGCCGAATCCGCGCCTCCCCCAGGGGAGTCCGGAACCGGGGACCCACACGCATCACCGGGGTGAATCGGTCCGAATCCCCCACCCGGACCGTAGGGCAGCCTTCCGTTCCGCCCGAACCCGACAGCTAACCCGGTAGGCGGTCCACGGAAG
It encodes the following:
- the pcrA gene encoding DNA helicase PcrA translates to MSSLFDDSFLAGLQHTEEGPPPPPEDSAPEAVPEDLFAGVFDGPPPPRDAYYRDGAHRPVIDAAALLDGLNTEQRAAVVHAGSPLLIVAGAGSGKTRVLTHRIAHLLAERGVHPGQILAITFTNKAAGEMKERVEQLVGPRANAMWVMTFHSACVRILRRESKKLGFTSSFSIYDAADSKRLMALVCRDLDLDPKRYPPKSFTAKVSNLKNELIDEETFAGQAADGFEKTLAQAYAMYQARLREANALDFDDIIMTTVHLLQAFPDVAEHYRRRFRHVLVDEYQDTNHAQYTLVRELVGPAGPEDAPAELCVVGDADQSIYAFRGATIRNILQFEEDYPNATTILLEQNYRSTQTILSAANAVIERNESRRPKNLWTNAGTGARITGYVADTEHDEAQFVADEIDRLTDAGDAKAGDVAIFYRTNAQSRVFEEIFIRVGLPYKVVGGVRFYERKEVRDVLAYLRVLANPEDTVPLRRILNVPKRGIGDRAEAMIDALSLREKITFPQALRRVDEAYGMAARSANAVKRFNTLMEELRTIVESGAGPAVVLEAVLERTGYLAELQASTDPQDETRIENLQELAAVALEFEQERGEEEGAGTLAEFLEKVALVADSDQIPDEDTDGSGVITLMTLHTAKGLEFPVVFLTGMEDGVFPHMRALGQVKELEEERRLAYVGITRARERLYLTRAAMRSAWGQPSYNPPSRFLEEIPDQHLDWKRKGPMAAPAGPTSGITSSLSTSRSRSGPSGFATRRTSDKPTITLVVGDRVTHDQFGLGTVVAVEGIGDQAKATVDFGDERPKKLLLRYAPVQKL